The following coding sequences are from one Nonlabens arenilitoris window:
- the dapB gene encoding 4-hydroxy-tetrahydrodipicolinate reductase → MKIALLGYGKMGQTIERVAIQRGHDVVTRIGRNDSIEDIQKADVVIEFTAPDSAVSNIKFCADMGLPIVCGTTGWNEELQEVTDYIDSKKGTLVHASNFSLGVNIFFELNRKLAAMMAPYQEYRVSMEEIHHTEKKDAPSGTAVTLAQGIAEYTDLNKWHLGTDNESNSLPIDAQRVKDVKGTHSVHYSSVIDDIEIKHTAHSRDGFAIGAVIAAEWITKHKGIFTMKDVLNLS, encoded by the coding sequence ATGAAAATAGCTTTACTAGGTTATGGTAAAATGGGACAAACAATTGAACGTGTTGCAATACAACGTGGTCATGATGTGGTCACTCGTATAGGTAGAAATGATTCTATTGAAGATATTCAAAAAGCTGATGTGGTTATAGAGTTTACAGCACCTGATAGTGCGGTAAGCAATATCAAATTTTGTGCAGATATGGGACTACCAATCGTTTGTGGAACCACTGGCTGGAATGAAGAATTACAAGAAGTAACAGATTATATTGATTCTAAAAAAGGAACTTTAGTACACGCTTCTAATTTTAGTTTAGGTGTAAATATATTCTTTGAGCTTAACCGTAAACTCGCCGCAATGATGGCTCCATACCAAGAGTATAGAGTGAGTATGGAAGAAATACATCATACAGAAAAAAAAGATGCTCCTAGCGGTACCGCTGTAACTCTTGCACAAGGAATAGCTGAATATACTGACCTGAATAAATGGCACTTAGGTACAGATAATGAAAGTAATTCTTTACCTATTGATGCGCAGCGTGTTAAAGATGTAAAAGGTACTCATAGTGTACATTATAGTAGTGTGATTGATGATATAGAAATTAAACATACCGCTCACAGTCGTGATGGATTTGCGATAGGCGCTGTTATCGCCGCAGAGTGGATTACTAAACATAAAGGAATATTTACAATGAAAGATGTTTTAAATCTATCATAG
- the lepB gene encoding signal peptidase I: MSWTGWLIFFLVLQVVHALGTWKMYVPAGRKAWEAFVPVYNAIIFMKILNRPWWYVFLLFLPVVNLIMFIVVWVEALRSFGYNKTKDTVLVIITLGLYLYYINYTQPLNYIENRSLQPRTSAGEWTSSILFAVIAATIVHTYVMQPFIIPSPSLEKTLLTGDFLFVSKMHYGPRIPMTPVALPMVHDTIPVLHVKSYLETPQIPYTRIPGFSKIKRNDIVVFNWPADTLYGFPSIDNLHHDKPIDKKSNYVKRCVAIAGDLFSIVDGKVHIDGQPTVLPERARLQHTYKSVTTPQPIDPAMLKEEYDITDAVGHYYDTENDNAPTLAVSAATVEAAAALQANPNILDLNKRIDKKGSWDPTIFPYDSKIANNNDNFGPVLIPEKGATVEINYNNIGYYKRIIEVYEGSEMNILNAITVNGKSVLMNGRPLNSYTFKQNYYWLMGDNRHNSYDSRGWGFVPENHVVGKPVFVWMSMDWSGSFPSLRFDRMFTTVNGSGQPTSYLWVLIVVLLGYFGYKKFIKKKRDQ, encoded by the coding sequence ATGAGTTGGACAGGTTGGTTAATTTTTTTCTTGGTACTTCAAGTAGTACATGCATTAGGTACTTGGAAAATGTATGTTCCCGCTGGCAGAAAAGCATGGGAAGCATTTGTGCCTGTTTACAATGCTATCATCTTTATGAAAATTTTGAATAGACCTTGGTGGTATGTTTTTTTATTGTTTTTACCTGTAGTAAACTTGATTATGTTTATCGTAGTTTGGGTGGAAGCACTACGATCCTTTGGGTACAATAAGACAAAAGATACAGTATTAGTAATTATTACTTTAGGCTTATATCTTTACTATATTAATTACACGCAGCCGTTAAATTACATTGAGAACCGTAGTTTACAACCACGCACCAGTGCCGGTGAGTGGACTAGTTCTATATTGTTTGCGGTAATTGCAGCTACTATAGTGCATACTTATGTGATGCAGCCATTTATTATTCCTTCACCTTCTTTAGAAAAAACCTTGTTAACTGGTGATTTCTTATTTGTTAGCAAGATGCATTACGGACCTCGTATACCTATGACGCCTGTGGCATTACCTATGGTTCATGACACGATTCCTGTTTTACATGTAAAAAGTTATTTAGAAACTCCACAAATACCATATACACGTATTCCTGGATTTTCAAAAATCAAACGTAATGACATTGTAGTGTTTAACTGGCCAGCAGACACGTTATACGGTTTTCCTTCTATAGACAATTTACATCATGATAAACCTATAGATAAAAAATCTAACTATGTTAAACGATGTGTCGCAATAGCTGGAGACTTGTTCTCTATAGTAGATGGTAAAGTTCATATAGATGGACAACCTACTGTTTTACCTGAAAGAGCAAGGCTACAGCATACCTATAAGTCGGTAACAACACCACAACCTATAGATCCTGCGATGCTCAAGGAAGAATATGATATTACAGATGCAGTTGGACATTATTACGACACAGAGAACGATAACGCTCCTACTCTAGCAGTAAGTGCTGCAACAGTTGAAGCAGCTGCTGCACTTCAAGCAAATCCTAACATCCTGGATCTTAATAAAAGAATCGATAAAAAAGGTAGTTGGGATCCTACTATTTTCCCTTATGATTCTAAAATCGCAAATAATAATGACAATTTTGGACCTGTTTTAATACCTGAAAAAGGCGCTACCGTAGAGATTAATTACAATAACATAGGCTATTACAAACGGATTATTGAAGTTTATGAAGGTAGCGAGATGAACATCTTAAACGCTATAACCGTTAATGGTAAATCTGTTTTAATGAATGGTCGACCATTAAATTCATATACCTTTAAACAAAATTACTATTGGTTAATGGGAGATAATCGCCACAATAGTTATGATAGTCGTGGATGGGGTTTTGTACCAGAAAATCATGTCGTGGGTAAACCTGTCTTCGTGTGGATGAGTATGGACTGGAGCGGTAGTTTTCCCTCGCTAAGATTTGATCGCATGTTTACGACCGTAAATGGATCAGGACAACCAACCTCTTATTTATGGGTGTTAATCGTAGTGCTTTTGGGTTATTTTGGTTATAAAAAGTTTATCAAAAAGAAACGTGACCAATAA
- a CDS encoding Dps family protein, translating into MNYLNLDKDKTEKTVQELNVLLSDYHVYYQKLRNFHWNIVGKNFFDLHIKFEEMYDDAKLKVDEIAERILTLRYQPTSNLSDYLKKSNLKESKSEHTDVEMVNTLLEDHGTLIQQMRKVVERADKAGDEGTIDLIGAYIRELEKTSWMLDAWRMNTSDNHQSV; encoded by the coding sequence ATGAATTACCTAAATTTAGATAAAGATAAAACTGAAAAAACAGTTCAAGAATTAAATGTTCTATTGTCAGATTACCACGTTTATTATCAAAAGTTGAGAAACTTTCATTGGAATATAGTAGGTAAAAACTTTTTTGATCTACACATCAAGTTTGAAGAGATGTATGATGATGCAAAATTAAAAGTAGATGAAATTGCAGAGCGTATATTAACATTGCGCTACCAACCTACTTCTAACTTATCAGATTACCTAAAAAAATCAAATTTGAAGGAATCAAAGTCTGAGCATACAGATGTTGAAATGGTTAATACCTTGTTAGAAGATCACGGTACCTTAATTCAACAAATGCGTAAAGTTGTAGAACGTGCAGACAAAGCTGGAGATGAAGGTACGATAGACTTAATAGGTGCCTACATAAGAGAATTAGAAAAAACAAGTTGGATGTTAGACGCGTGGAGAATGAATACCAGCGACAATCATCAATCTGTTTAA
- a CDS encoding metallophosphoesterase yields the protein MIKNTTLFFVAVFILVGCASYKEQYREESQNAFPDNAQIVKSFYLIGDAGKSPMNGKSEGLIALEQHIENQDTKNAHLIFLGDNIYPVGMPDKDDSFRPLAENHLNAQIAVAQAFDGKTIFIPGNHDWYDQGLKNVKREKEYIEKALDDKNIWEPKVGCPLESIELSEEIQLIILDSQWYLAQWDKHPTINDDCDQIKTREQLFLEIEGEFKKNQDKVILVAMHHPLFTNGVHGGQYAATKHLFPTQRDIPLPIIASLVNQVRTSGGISSQDKQNERYQEMVNRVSTLARSSQASRIIFASGHEHTLQYIENDGIRQIVSGSGSKQSYATLSYDGLFAYGGKGFARFDVLEDGSGWVRYYTLRDGITELIYTVQAIEKPKEFDMNQLPSSYPAFAKASIYEKERTDVSGFYESVWGNKYRDLYGIEVNAKVALLDTLYGGLEVVRAGGGHQTRALRLKDRNGKEYNIRALKKSAVQFLQTTVFKENQVVEGFENTTTEDLLFDFYTAAHPYAALTIPDLADAVGVYHTNPEIFYLPKQQALGKYNNDYGDELYLLVERPEENHKELLSFGKPDDIESTADVFERLRRDEKYKIDEPHYVKARIFDMLIGDWDRHQDQWRWSEFELEDGTHLFRAIPRDRDQVYSNFDGALFATLRTMIGITNQFATYEEKLTDVKWFNTAANYLDRALAQNSDRFVWESQAKYIQENLTDEQIENAFKNLPSEIYPHESTQIIVKNMKKRRDNLLETVNDYYDYLASLAIMTGTDKDDIIEINRIEDGKTEVTIYRNKDGEKADVVAQRVFDIKDTNEIWIYALDDDDIIKAMGNGKKKIKVRVIGGQNNDIYDIEEGKAISIYDHKSKDNTFKAKNGARVRLSDNYDTNLYNPRKNILTSNALTPAIGFNPDDGFKLGLQNVYTVNGFNRNPHTRVHKITAGYYFATNGYDINYTGEFAGVFNGVNLIVNGRFAGPTFTENFFGVGNDSENLQEDFDFDYNRVRISETTLGLGIKYNGEYGSNLTILSNVQGIEVEEGNERFITDLIDPETNPDFYERKWYVDTRATYNYESYDNKLNPTRGMIFETTIGGTIATENVDQSLLYFRPKLGFYNAISRDRKWVIKSTILGQINVGNNYQFFQFAELGQNNGLRGYRTQRFSGQRSFAASGDLRYSFNEFKTGLIPLQMGLFAGADVGRVWVDGEFNDKWHNDFGGGFWVNSAEAIGANFNFFHGDDGLRFSFQVGFSF from the coding sequence ATGATTAAAAATACTACTCTTTTTTTTGTTGCCGTTTTCATCCTAGTAGGATGTGCCTCTTACAAGGAGCAATATAGGGAAGAATCACAGAACGCATTTCCTGATAATGCACAGATTGTAAAGTCATTTTACCTGATAGGTGATGCAGGAAAATCGCCTATGAACGGTAAAAGTGAAGGTTTAATTGCCCTAGAGCAACATATTGAAAATCAAGACACCAAAAATGCTCACCTAATCTTTCTAGGAGATAATATTTATCCTGTGGGAATGCCAGATAAGGATGATTCATTTAGACCGCTAGCAGAGAATCATTTAAATGCTCAAATAGCCGTTGCGCAAGCATTTGACGGTAAAACTATTTTTATACCTGGTAATCACGACTGGTACGATCAAGGACTTAAAAATGTAAAAAGAGAAAAAGAGTATATAGAAAAAGCATTAGATGATAAGAATATATGGGAACCTAAAGTGGGCTGTCCTCTAGAAAGTATAGAATTATCAGAAGAAATACAGCTTATAATCTTAGATAGTCAGTGGTACCTTGCGCAATGGGATAAACACCCTACTATTAATGACGATTGTGATCAAATAAAAACAAGAGAACAGTTGTTCTTAGAAATAGAAGGTGAGTTTAAAAAAAATCAAGATAAGGTCATTCTTGTAGCCATGCATCATCCTTTATTTACTAATGGTGTGCACGGTGGCCAGTATGCCGCAACTAAACATTTATTTCCTACTCAAAGAGATATACCTTTACCTATAATCGCTTCTTTAGTAAATCAAGTACGTACTAGTGGTGGTATTAGTTCTCAAGACAAACAAAATGAACGTTATCAAGAAATGGTAAATCGAGTATCTACACTAGCTAGATCATCTCAAGCATCTCGTATTATTTTTGCCAGTGGTCATGAACACACCTTACAGTATATAGAGAATGATGGAATACGTCAGATCGTCTCTGGTAGCGGTTCAAAACAAAGCTATGCGACCTTAAGTTATGACGGACTCTTTGCTTATGGTGGTAAAGGATTTGCTCGATTTGATGTACTTGAAGATGGTAGTGGATGGGTAAGATATTACACCTTACGTGATGGTATAACAGAATTGATTTACACCGTTCAGGCAATTGAAAAGCCTAAAGAGTTTGATATGAATCAATTGCCTAGTAGTTATCCCGCTTTCGCGAAAGCGAGTATCTATGAAAAAGAGCGCACAGACGTGTCTGGTTTTTATGAATCTGTATGGGGTAATAAATATCGTGACCTATATGGAATTGAGGTTAATGCTAAAGTAGCTTTGTTAGATACCCTTTATGGCGGTCTTGAAGTTGTAAGAGCTGGTGGTGGACACCAGACAAGAGCATTAAGATTGAAGGATAGGAATGGTAAAGAATATAATATAAGAGCACTAAAGAAAAGTGCTGTACAGTTCTTGCAAACCACTGTTTTTAAAGAAAACCAAGTTGTTGAAGGTTTTGAAAATACAACTACCGAAGATTTATTATTTGACTTCTACACAGCAGCGCATCCATATGCGGCTTTAACTATTCCAGATCTAGCAGACGCTGTAGGTGTGTATCATACTAATCCAGAAATCTTTTATCTACCTAAACAACAAGCTTTAGGTAAGTATAATAATGATTATGGTGACGAATTATACTTACTAGTAGAACGTCCAGAAGAGAATCATAAAGAGCTTCTTAGTTTCGGTAAACCAGATGATATTGAAAGTACTGCAGATGTATTTGAACGTTTACGCCGTGATGAAAAATATAAGATTGATGAGCCTCATTATGTGAAAGCTAGAATATTTGATATGCTTATAGGTGACTGGGATAGACACCAGGATCAATGGCGCTGGTCTGAATTTGAATTAGAGGATGGAACGCATCTCTTCCGTGCAATACCGCGTGATAGAGATCAAGTGTATTCAAATTTTGATGGAGCATTATTTGCGACTTTGCGCACGATGATAGGAATAACTAATCAATTTGCTACCTATGAAGAAAAACTTACAGATGTTAAATGGTTTAATACAGCTGCAAACTATTTAGATAGAGCACTGGCTCAAAATAGTGATCGGTTTGTATGGGAATCTCAGGCAAAATATATCCAAGAAAATTTAACTGATGAGCAAATAGAAAATGCTTTTAAAAATTTACCGTCAGAGATATATCCACATGAATCAACACAAATCATTGTTAAGAATATGAAAAAGCGTCGTGATAATTTGCTAGAAACGGTAAATGATTATTATGACTATCTCGCTAGTCTAGCTATCATGACCGGTACTGATAAAGATGATATTATCGAGATCAACCGTATAGAGGATGGCAAGACTGAAGTCACCATATACCGTAATAAAGATGGAGAGAAAGCTGATGTTGTTGCTCAACGAGTTTTTGATATCAAGGATACTAATGAAATATGGATATATGCACTAGATGATGATGATATCATAAAAGCTATGGGGAATGGGAAGAAGAAAATAAAGGTGCGCGTTATAGGTGGTCAAAACAATGATATTTATGACATTGAAGAAGGTAAAGCGATATCAATTTATGATCATAAATCAAAAGACAATACGTTTAAGGCAAAGAATGGTGCACGTGTGCGACTTTCAGATAATTATGATACTAATTTATATAATCCGCGTAAGAATATTTTAACCAGTAATGCGCTAACACCAGCAATAGGTTTTAATCCAGATGATGGGTTTAAATTAGGACTTCAAAATGTATATACGGTTAATGGATTTAATCGTAATCCACATACAAGAGTTCATAAAATAACTGCTGGATATTATTTTGCTACAAATGGTTATGATATTAATTATACTGGAGAATTTGCCGGTGTATTTAATGGAGTTAATTTAATAGTAAACGGTCGCTTTGCAGGACCAACCTTTACTGAGAACTTTTTTGGGGTAGGGAACGATTCTGAAAATTTACAGGAAGATTTTGATTTTGATTATAATCGTGTTCGTATCAGTGAGACAACACTGGGTCTAGGGATTAAATATAATGGTGAATATGGATCAAACCTTACTATTTTGTCTAATGTACAAGGTATAGAGGTAGAAGAAGGTAATGAACGCTTTATTACAGATTTAATTGATCCAGAAACTAATCCAGATTTTTATGAACGCAAATGGTATGTTGATACTAGAGCGACTTATAATTATGAGAGTTATGATAATAAATTAAATCCTACTAGAGGAATGATTTTTGAAACCACAATAGGTGGCACTATTGCTACTGAAAATGTAGATCAAAGTCTTTTGTACTTTAGACCAAAATTAGGTTTCTATAACGCTATTTCTAGAGATCGTAAATGGGTGATCAAATCTACGATCTTAGGTCAAATTAATGTAGGTAACAATTATCAATTTTTTCAATTTGCAGAACTAGGTCAGAATAATGGTCTTAGAGGATATCGTACACAGCGTTTCTCTGGTCAGCGATCATTTGCTGCAAGTGGTGATTTAAGATATAGCTTTAATGAGTTTAAAACAGGACTTATACCATTACAAATGGGATTATTTGCTGGAGCAGATGTTGGTCGCGTATGGGTAGATGGAGAATTCAATGATAAATGGCATAATGATTTTGGTGGTGGATTTTGGGTTAATTCTGCTGAAGCGATAGGAGCTAACTTCAATTTCTTCCATGGTGATGATGGATTAAGATTTAGTTTTCAAGTAGGCTTTAGTTTTTAA
- a CDS encoding DUF1853 family protein: MIEDDFFKLTSFIKTPSLWNGSLAGIKQFPLSDLNLSHLSNQNLFSEFPVIPENIVLGKRAEYYYQYCIEQSSNYDLIASNIQINVARITKGEIDYIIKEIKTGKILHVELVYKFYCYNPQINEKSNVLNPAKSLELSKLVGPNKRDNFVFKFDRLVSHQLPLLHSPAAVKTLSSYNFDLDNIEQRVCFLAHIYIPRELWQHEFKYINKRCIAGYYLNYDAFAKAYTDNIYFIPEKHQWIGNCQALPISYNYTQTVKIVKESIARNFAPMIWMQLENGQFESFFVIA; this comes from the coding sequence GTGATTGAAGATGATTTTTTCAAGCTAACGTCTTTTATAAAAACACCCAGCTTATGGAACGGATCTCTTGCAGGTATTAAACAATTCCCTTTAAGCGATTTAAATCTATCTCATTTAAGCAATCAAAATTTATTTTCAGAATTCCCAGTAATTCCAGAAAATATTGTGCTAGGGAAACGTGCAGAATATTACTATCAGTATTGTATTGAGCAAAGTTCTAATTATGATTTAATTGCCTCTAATATACAGATCAATGTAGCTAGAATTACTAAAGGCGAAATTGATTATATTATTAAAGAGATTAAAACAGGTAAAATTTTACACGTTGAATTAGTTTATAAATTTTACTGTTACAATCCACAAATTAATGAAAAATCAAATGTTTTAAATCCAGCAAAAAGCCTCGAGCTATCTAAACTTGTCGGTCCTAATAAGCGAGATAATTTTGTCTTTAAGTTTGATCGCTTAGTAAGCCATCAGCTACCACTACTCCATTCCCCAGCTGCTGTCAAGACCTTATCCTCATATAATTTTGACTTAGATAATATTGAACAACGTGTTTGTTTTTTGGCTCATATCTACATACCACGTGAACTATGGCAGCACGAATTTAAGTACATCAATAAACGCTGTATAGCTGGTTACTATTTGAATTATGACGCTTTCGCGAAAGCGTATACCGACAACATCTATTTCATACCAGAAAAACATCAATGGATTGGAAATTGTCAAGCGCTACCGATTTCATATAACTATACCCAAACCGTAAAAATCGTAAAAGAAAGTATTGCTAGAAACTTTGCTCCGATGATATGGATGCAATTAGAAAATGGGCAATTTGAATCATTTTTTGTTATTGCATAA
- a CDS encoding WbqC family protein, with amino-acid sequence MDLILHPTYFIDVVSLVHLYHSNHVTLEIHDNYVKQTYRNRCYIAAANGKLALNIPIVHQKTGGSVPYNSIEINRTDDWATQHLKSIKSAYNSSPFYEYYETDLHELYRDIPKLLIDWNIKTLHWALDLLNIKKAIQTTDQYLDNDKARDLVTAKQIPILNTDPYIQVFQEKHGFLNALSALDLIFNVGPSAGVYLKSQYYLIKNTK; translated from the coding sequence ATGGATTTAATACTACATCCTACCTATTTTATTGATGTAGTAAGTCTAGTACATCTATACCATAGTAATCATGTGACACTTGAAATCCATGATAATTACGTAAAGCAAACCTATCGCAACCGCTGTTATATTGCAGCTGCAAATGGCAAACTAGCGTTAAACATACCTATCGTTCATCAAAAAACAGGAGGCTCAGTACCTTATAATAGCATTGAGATTAACCGGACAGATGATTGGGCTACACAACACTTAAAAAGCATAAAAAGCGCTTACAACAGTAGTCCTTTTTATGAATATTATGAAACTGATTTACATGAATTGTATAGAGACATTCCTAAATTGTTAATTGATTGGAATATCAAAACCTTACATTGGGCGTTAGATCTATTAAATATTAAAAAAGCTATACAAACTACTGATCAGTATTTAGATAATGATAAAGCGCGAGATCTGGTCACAGCAAAACAAATACCTATTCTTAACACAGATCCATATATTCAAGTATTTCAAGAAAAACACGGATTTTTAAATGCTCTTAGCGCTTTAGATTTGATATTTAATGTAGGCCCAAGCGCAGGAGTATATTTAAAATCACAATATTATCTTATAAAAAACACTAAGTGA
- a CDS encoding ParA family protein, translated as MGKIIAIANQKGGVGKTTTAVNLAASLGVLEKKVLLIDADPQANATSGLGIDVETVENGTYQLLEHTVPALELVIKTESPNLDIIPAHIDLVAIEIELVDKDEREYMMREAVVPLKEVYDYIIIDCAPSLGLLTLNALTASDSVLIPIQCEYFALEGLGKLLNTIKSIQKIHNDQLDIEGLLLTMYDSRLRLSNQVVEEVNKHFKALTFNTIIQRNVRLSEAPSYGESIINYDAASKGSENYLSLANELIQKMPLTNYGQSN; from the coding sequence ATGGGTAAAATAATAGCAATTGCTAACCAAAAAGGTGGTGTAGGTAAAACAACTACGGCGGTAAATCTAGCGGCATCGTTAGGTGTACTAGAGAAAAAAGTACTTCTTATAGATGCAGATCCGCAAGCAAATGCTACATCGGGTTTAGGTATCGATGTTGAAACTGTAGAAAATGGTACTTATCAATTACTAGAACATACTGTTCCAGCGCTAGAATTAGTCATAAAGACTGAGTCACCTAATCTAGATATAATACCTGCTCATATAGACCTAGTCGCTATTGAGATTGAGCTGGTAGATAAAGATGAACGTGAGTACATGATGCGCGAGGCTGTAGTGCCTCTTAAGGAAGTTTATGATTATATTATAATTGACTGTGCGCCATCACTAGGACTTCTTACTCTTAATGCATTAACGGCAAGTGATTCTGTTCTCATACCTATACAATGTGAGTATTTTGCACTTGAAGGATTAGGGAAGCTATTAAACACAATAAAGAGTATTCAAAAAATACACAACGATCAGTTAGATATTGAAGGTTTATTACTTACTATGTATGACAGTCGTTTAAGGCTTTCTAATCAAGTTGTAGAAGAAGTAAATAAGCACTTTAAAGCGTTAACGTTTAACACAATTATACAGCGCAATGTGCGTTTAAGTGAAGCACCATCTTATGGTGAAAGTATTATAAACTATGATGCTGCAAGTAAAGGTTCTGAAAATTACCTAAGTCTAGCAAACGAGTTGATTCAAAAAATGCCTCTAACTAATTATGGCCAAAGCAACTAA
- a CDS encoding DUF5683 domain-containing protein produces the protein MRNYLLYIFLIFVAFTSDAQDATRPAGEFNLIAADSVNTSIDANRPARAAFYSAILPGLGQAYNGRYWKVPLVYGALGTSVAVYLYNENQYQDLREAFRIRLAGGTNDAFSDADGNPIISDAGLERAQRTAQRNKELTLLITAGIYILQIIDANVDGHLDDFNVDRNLSLTPTIMNIEHVPSGANVGLSLIYNF, from the coding sequence ATGCGTAATTATTTATTATACATATTTCTAATATTTGTTGCATTTACATCTGATGCTCAAGACGCTACAAGACCTGCAGGCGAGTTTAACCTTATAGCAGCAGACTCTGTTAACACGTCAATAGATGCAAACAGACCGGCAAGAGCGGCATTTTATAGTGCCATTTTACCAGGTTTAGGACAAGCGTATAATGGACGTTACTGGAAAGTACCTCTTGTATATGGCGCTTTAGGGACCAGTGTCGCGGTCTATCTTTATAATGAAAATCAATATCAAGATTTGAGAGAGGCTTTCAGGATAAGACTAGCTGGCGGTACTAATGATGCTTTCTCTGATGCAGACGGAAATCCTATAATATCAGATGCAGGATTAGAACGTGCACAGCGCACTGCACAACGCAATAAAGAATTAACACTACTGATAACGGCTGGTATTTATATTCTACAAATTATTGATGCAAATGTTGACGGTCATCTAGATGATTTTAATGTAGACCGCAATTTAAGCCTCACACCTACTATTATGAATATAGAACATGTACCGTCTGGTGCAAATGTAGGATTATCACTTATTTATAACTTTTGA
- a CDS encoding ParB/RepB/Spo0J family partition protein, giving the protein MAKATKKQALGRGLSALLKDPSNDITNANDKNADKIVGNVVDLNLADIEMNPFQPRTSFNEENLRELASSIKELGVIQPITVRKMGFNKYELVSGERRCRASKLLGLETIPAYVRIANDQESLEMALVENIQRQDLDPIEIALSYQRLIEEIDLTQEQMSDRVGKSRSAITNYLRLLKLDPIIQTGMRDGFISMGHGRALIAVDNLDKQLDIYQQILANGLSVRETEAIVKAEKSGNTLPRKQAKTTKLPTELADATEKLSQVLDTKVNATVDAKGKGKLTIAFKSQKELERIIKQLNA; this is encoded by the coding sequence ATGGCCAAAGCAACTAAGAAACAAGCCCTAGGTCGCGGTCTTTCTGCATTATTGAAAGATCCATCTAATGATATTACAAACGCAAACGATAAAAACGCAGATAAAATTGTGGGTAATGTGGTAGATCTCAATCTTGCAGATATTGAGATGAATCCTTTTCAACCACGTACCAGTTTTAATGAAGAAAACCTGCGCGAGTTAGCCTCTTCTATAAAAGAGCTAGGTGTTATACAGCCCATTACCGTGCGTAAAATGGGTTTCAATAAATATGAGTTAGTAAGTGGTGAGCGTCGCTGTCGTGCTTCTAAGTTATTAGGACTAGAGACCATACCAGCATATGTGCGCATAGCAAATGATCAAGAATCATTAGAAATGGCGCTAGTAGAAAATATTCAGCGTCAAGATTTAGACCCTATTGAAATTGCACTATCTTATCAACGATTAATTGAAGAAATCGATTTAACTCAAGAACAGATGAGTGATCGTGTAGGTAAAAGCCGTAGTGCGATTACTAACTATTTAAGGTTATTGAAACTGGACCCGATTATTCAAACAGGTATGCGCGATGGATTTATTTCTATGGGCCATGGACGTGCACTTATTGCTGTAGATAATTTAGATAAACAACTAGATATCTATCAACAAATCCTAGCAAATGGACTTTCTGTAAGAGAAACAGAAGCTATTGTTAAAGCAGAGAAAAGTGGTAATACGCTTCCGCGAAAGCAGGCTAAAACAACTAAATTACCTACTGAATTAGCTGATGCTACTGAAAAATTGTCTCAGGTACTAGACACCAAAGTAAATGCCACAGTAGACGCAAAAGGAAAAGGTAAACTAACCATAGCTTTTAAGTCGCAAAAGGAACTGGAACGTATTATCAAACAATTGAATGCGTAA